Part of the Desulfobacteraceae bacterium genome is shown below.
TTGCGGGGCGCAAACCGCGAGGGGGGGGGCGTGGCGGGGCGATCACCGCCGAAACGGGCCCAGCCCAGAGGGTCGGGCTTGCCATCGACGGTGATCGCGATCTTTGAAACGGGCGACGGCGCCGCCTCAAGCCGGGGTGATGGTGCGGCGCGCGGAGAGAATCGGGGTGTTCACAACCAATGCGGAGGAATCGTGATCGCGCTGAAATTCCAGCTTGATTTCTTCTTGGTCAATCACGAAATAGCGCGAGATGACCTCGACGATATCCCGCTGTAGGCTCTGCAGCGTGGTGTCGGAGACCTCCAGCTTGTCGTAAATCAACGCAAACTGAAGTCTTTTTTTGGCAATTTGCTTGCTGCCGCCCTTGCCGAGAATTTTTTTCAACAGGCCGTTGAGCATACCCCCTCCTTATCGGCCGAAGCCCAGTTTGTGACCCACTTTTTTCCAGAAAGGCTTATGCGTCGACGGAACCTGTATCGGAAGATCCGGCTGCCCGTTGAGTCGCAGCGCGATTCGGCGGAAGGCCTCACCGGCCTTGGAGTCTTTCTGCATCACGATCGGCAGACCGGTGTTGGTGGAAATCACCACCTGGTTGTCCATTTCCACCAGCCCGACGAGGTCGATGGAGAGCACCTCGACCACGTCCTCGTGGCTCAGCATGTCGCCGCGCGCCACCATCTCGGGCACAATCCGGTTGACCACCAGCTTGGGAGTGATGCCGCGCGAGTAAAGCAGGCCAATCACGCGATCGGCATCCCGCACCGAGGAAACCTCCGGCGTGCAGATCACGAGGGCCTCCTGGGCGGCGGCGACGGAGTTCTCGAAGCCCCGCTCGAT
Proteins encoded:
- the minE gene encoding cell division topological specificity factor MinE, with the translated sequence MLNGLLKKILGKGGSKQIAKKRLQFALIYDKLEVSDTTLQSLQRDIVEVISRYFVIDQEEIKLEFQRDHDSSALVVNTPILSARRTITPA
- the minD gene encoding septum site-determining protein MinD; this encodes MDGRIIVITSGKGGVGKTTATASIGAALAMEGKRVAVVDMDIGLRNLDVVMGLENRIVFNIVDAVKGKCKIGQAAIKDRRIENLFLIPASQSDNKNVLSPEDMLRFSKVLRDEFDYVLMDCPAGIERGFENSVAAAQEALVICTPEVSSVRDADRVIGLLYSRGITPKLVVNRIVPEMVARGDMLSHEDVVEVLSIDLVGLVEMDNQVVISTNTGLPIVMQKDSKAGEAFRRIALRLNGQPDLPIQVPSTHKPFWKKVGHKLGFGR